One Hyphomicrobium sp. CS1GBMeth3 DNA window includes the following coding sequences:
- a CDS encoding EAL domain-containing protein, with protein MRAALKVLKGDAAIRHGAPASAAAESTEVERALKLARSAVEQARTANSRLREAIEILPQGIVFLDGEGRYVLWNEQYARIYHRSADLFKVGVKLEDTLRIGVSRGDYPAAKGREEEWIAERLAQLRQPRERHEQWLSDGRCLMIEERRTSDGGVIGIRVDITELKEREASFRLLFEANPVPMFVVADSDKRILSANASARDHYGYPDDDLIGKPVQALHRDTDSGRIGQLYSADPGIMAGHVWTHLKRDGTAIEVAIFSQSIVHDRTPAILVAAVDITERRRAEAQVAYLARHDSLTGLANRAAHLKHAEKMLTGLKAKGGLGASLCLGLDNFKSVNETMGPGAGDLLLQAVARRIANTLRQEATPARLGGDEFGIIMRDVSDPEEVSAVARRLIDVVSTPFKIQGQEVTIGASIGIAVAPGDGEDAEKLLKNANLALSQVKLRGKGSFRYFEAEMNARAQERRSLEADLRQAIERGTLDVHYQPLVSLKTGRITAAEALVRWSHEGRGFVSPAEFIPIAEEAGLIWALGEFVLRRACRDAVTWPQDVRVAVNLSPMQFRCGNVREMVESALTLTGLAPDRLELEITESLFLDRSTHVLDTLAELRNLGARIAMDDFGTGYSSLGYLCSFPFDKIKIDRSFVEGIASNVEKQAVVRAIVGLGETLGKATTAEGIETDAELACLRSIGCEQGQGYLFSKARPQEALLPFLTKRKPRRVA; from the coding sequence TTCGCGCCTGCGCGAAGCAATCGAGATCCTTCCGCAAGGTATCGTATTCCTCGATGGTGAAGGCCGCTACGTGCTCTGGAACGAGCAGTACGCACGCATCTACCATCGCTCCGCAGACCTCTTCAAAGTAGGCGTCAAGCTTGAGGACACGTTGCGCATCGGCGTCAGCCGCGGCGACTATCCCGCAGCGAAGGGGCGCGAGGAGGAATGGATCGCCGAACGTCTCGCCCAGCTCAGGCAGCCGCGCGAGCGCCACGAGCAATGGCTCTCTGATGGCCGCTGCCTGATGATCGAGGAGCGGCGCACGAGCGACGGCGGAGTGATCGGCATTCGCGTCGACATCACGGAGCTCAAGGAGCGCGAGGCTTCGTTCCGCCTGCTGTTCGAGGCCAACCCGGTACCGATGTTCGTCGTTGCCGATTCCGACAAGCGCATTCTGTCTGCCAACGCCTCTGCGCGTGATCATTACGGCTATCCGGATGATGATCTCATCGGCAAGCCGGTTCAGGCTTTGCATCGCGACACGGATTCGGGCCGGATCGGGCAGCTCTACAGCGCTGATCCCGGTATCATGGCTGGACATGTATGGACGCACCTCAAGCGTGACGGAACCGCTATCGAGGTCGCGATCTTTTCTCAATCGATTGTCCATGATCGCACGCCCGCCATCCTGGTTGCGGCGGTCGACATCACGGAGCGTCGGCGTGCCGAGGCGCAGGTAGCTTACCTCGCGCGCCACGACTCGCTGACCGGCCTCGCCAACCGCGCGGCTCATCTCAAGCATGCCGAGAAGATGCTGACTGGACTCAAGGCCAAGGGCGGCCTGGGTGCGTCCTTGTGCTTGGGGCTCGACAACTTCAAGTCCGTGAACGAGACGATGGGGCCGGGTGCCGGCGACCTGTTGCTTCAGGCCGTCGCGCGGCGCATCGCCAACACGCTACGCCAGGAAGCCACGCCCGCACGTCTCGGCGGCGACGAGTTCGGCATCATCATGCGCGATGTCTCGGACCCCGAGGAGGTGAGCGCCGTCGCGCGCAGGCTGATCGATGTGGTCAGCACGCCCTTCAAGATCCAGGGCCAGGAGGTCACGATCGGAGCCAGCATCGGCATCGCGGTTGCGCCGGGCGACGGCGAGGACGCCGAGAAGCTCTTGAAGAACGCCAACCTCGCGCTGTCACAGGTCAAGCTGCGCGGCAAGGGCTCGTTCCGCTACTTCGAAGCGGAGATGAACGCGCGCGCACAGGAGCGCCGCAGCCTGGAAGCCGATCTGCGCCAGGCCATCGAGCGCGGAACGCTCGACGTGCACTACCAGCCGCTGGTCTCGCTGAAGACGGGGCGCATCACGGCAGCCGAGGCGCTGGTGCGCTGGTCGCACGAGGGGCGCGGCTTCGTCTCTCCGGCGGAATTCATTCCCATAGCCGAAGAAGCAGGCCTGATCTGGGCGCTCGGAGAGTTCGTTCTGCGCCGCGCCTGCCGCGACGCGGTCACCTGGCCGCAGGATGTGCGGGTGGCCGTCAACCTGTCGCCGATGCAGTTCCGCTGCGGCAACGTGCGCGAGATGGTCGAGAGCGCGCTGACGCTGACCGGTCTCGCACCGGACCGCCTCGAGCTCGAGATCACAGAATCCCTATTTCTCGATCGGTCGACCCACGTGCTCGACACGCTGGCAGAGCTGCGCAATCTCGGCGCGCGCATCGCTATGGACGACTTCGGCACCGGCTATTCGTCGCTGGGCTATCTCTGCAGCTTCCCTTTCGACAAGATCAAGATCGATCGGTCGTTCGTGGAAGGTATCGCAAGCAACGTTGAGAAGCAGGCGGTGGTGCGCGCGATTGTCGGTCTCGGAGAGACGCTCGGCAAGGCGACGACCGCCGAGGGTATCGAGACGGACGCGGAACTCGCTTGCCTGCGCAGCATCGGCTGCGAGCAGGGTCAGGGCTACCTGTTCAGCAAGGCGCGCCCGCAGGAAGCCCTGCTGCCGTTCCTGACCAAGCGCAAGCCCCGCCGCGTCGCCTGA
- a CDS encoding TIGR00645 family protein, translated as MSDSQSGKLEKALETAIFASRWILAPFYLGLAISIVIVFIKFIGELIHLAAHAFSSTESEVILGVLALVDLTLMGSLLIIVIFSGYENFVSKIDHSGHKDWPEWMGTIDFSGLKLKLLSSIVAISAIQLLKQFMSIQNVSEREIFWLVVVHVVFVVSSVLLALSDRISGKASH; from the coding sequence ATGTCGGACTCGCAGAGCGGAAAGCTCGAGAAGGCGCTGGAAACGGCCATTTTCGCCAGCCGCTGGATCCTGGCGCCGTTCTATCTCGGCCTGGCCATTTCCATCGTGATCGTTTTCATCAAGTTCATCGGCGAGCTGATCCACCTCGCGGCGCACGCTTTCTCATCCACCGAGAGCGAGGTCATTCTGGGCGTGCTGGCCCTTGTCGACCTGACGCTGATGGGCTCGCTTTTGATCATCGTGATCTTCTCGGGCTACGAGAACTTCGTCTCCAAGATCGATCACAGCGGGCACAAGGACTGGCCGGAGTGGATGGGAACCATCGACTTCTCGGGTCTCAAGCTGAAGCTCTTGTCGTCGATCGTTGCCATCTCGGCGATCCAGCTTTTGAAGCAGTTCATGTCTATCCAGAACGTCTCGGAGCGCGAGATCTTCTGGCTGGTCGTGGTGCACGTCGTGTTCGTGGTGTCGAGCGTTCTGCTTGCGCTCTCCGATCGCATCTCCGGTAAAGCCAGCCATTAG
- a CDS encoding L,D-transpeptidase family protein, with the protein MRKLRRFAVRQAASAGLVAVTLLGGLGNSHAITIELKDVAPDRIERQRAAADGRIPLSRTPDVDRLAERLQEAGVKPGAPMLMRIFKETSELEVWLEKGDRFHLFATYPICHWSGTLGPKLREGDKQTPEGFYAINSRQLRHIGRWPRAINLGYPNTFDRAHNRDGSYILMHGGCSSVGCFAMTNPVMSEIHGLAKAAIGDGQRYIPVHVFPFRMTDAALSARADSPWHDFWATLKEGYASFERTKRPPRVSVCKGEYRVEDALPKSAAAAEEPQAKRGRRGRARGELMLGALRTHCPEPLVVTADGKEHTTSATTDRTPVDGQTVTQR; encoded by the coding sequence ATGCGGAAACTGAGACGGTTTGCTGTACGGCAGGCGGCCAGCGCCGGCCTCGTCGCGGTGACTCTCCTCGGGGGCCTCGGCAACAGCCACGCGATCACCATCGAGCTCAAGGACGTTGCGCCCGATCGCATCGAGCGCCAGCGGGCCGCTGCGGACGGTCGCATCCCACTCTCCCGGACTCCCGATGTCGACCGTCTCGCCGAGCGCCTGCAAGAAGCCGGCGTGAAACCCGGCGCGCCGATGCTGATGCGCATCTTCAAGGAAACGAGCGAGCTCGAGGTCTGGCTCGAGAAGGGCGACCGCTTCCACCTGTTCGCGACTTACCCGATCTGCCACTGGTCGGGGACGCTCGGCCCCAAGCTGCGAGAAGGCGACAAGCAGACGCCGGAAGGCTTCTATGCGATCAACAGCCGGCAACTGCGCCATATCGGCCGGTGGCCGCGTGCCATCAATCTCGGGTATCCGAACACATTCGATCGCGCGCATAACCGCGACGGCTCGTATATCCTGATGCACGGAGGCTGTTCCTCGGTCGGGTGCTTCGCCATGACCAACCCGGTGATGAGCGAGATCCATGGACTGGCGAAAGCGGCGATCGGCGACGGCCAGCGCTATATTCCCGTGCACGTGTTTCCGTTCCGCATGACGGACGCAGCGCTGTCGGCGCGCGCCGACAGCCCGTGGCACGATTTCTGGGCAACGCTGAAGGAAGGCTACGCGTCGTTCGAGCGCACGAAGCGGCCGCCGCGGGTCAGCGTCTGCAAAGGGGAATACCGTGTCGAGGACGCGCTGCCGAAATCTGCGGCGGCCGCCGAGGAGCCGCAGGCAAAGCGTGGCCGCCGCGGACGGGCTCGTGGCGAGTTGATGCTGGGTGCGCTCAGGACGCACTGTCCGGAGCCCCTGGTCGTCACGGCGGATGGCAAAGAGCATACGACGTCCGCGACAACCGACCGCACGCCGGTCGACGGGCAGACTGTCACGCAGCGCTGA
- a CDS encoding murein L,D-transpeptidase family protein, producing MRILRALFLLVVALAISAVIFASVRPVEAERVWIGIERHWRSMLASYGVALPGTPDLANLDSRLAAHGLKVGDPIFMRIFKREFELELWMKRDGRFHRFATYPICKWSGELGPKLKTGDRQAPEGFYTVDATALNPNSAWHRSFNLGFPNAFDRAHARTGSFLMVHGGCGSIGCYAMTNPVIDEIWQLVTSALKSGQQRFQVQVFPFRMTERNLGRHEASSLAPFWADLKTGYDLFEASQLPPKVSVCGKRYAFQAGSEGNDGSAPIGAGCPAATTSAP from the coding sequence ATGCGCATCCTGCGTGCGCTTTTTCTGCTCGTCGTCGCGCTTGCCATCTCGGCCGTAATCTTCGCTTCCGTTCGCCCGGTCGAGGCGGAGCGCGTCTGGATCGGTATCGAGCGGCACTGGCGCTCGATGCTCGCGTCGTATGGCGTGGCGCTGCCGGGGACGCCAGACCTCGCTAATCTCGACAGCCGCCTCGCCGCGCATGGACTCAAAGTCGGCGACCCGATCTTCATGCGCATCTTCAAGCGCGAGTTCGAGCTCGAGCTCTGGATGAAGCGCGATGGCCGCTTCCACCGCTTCGCGACCTACCCGATCTGCAAGTGGTCGGGGGAGCTCGGTCCCAAGCTCAAGACGGGCGACCGGCAGGCGCCGGAAGGCTTCTATACGGTCGATGCGACGGCGCTCAATCCGAACAGCGCCTGGCATCGCTCCTTCAACCTCGGATTTCCGAACGCCTTCGACCGCGCGCACGCACGCACGGGATCGTTCCTGATGGTGCACGGGGGCTGCGGCTCGATCGGATGCTATGCGATGACCAATCCCGTCATAGACGAGATCTGGCAGCTCGTGACGAGCGCACTCAAGAGTGGGCAGCAGCGCTTCCAGGTGCAGGTGTTTCCGTTCCGCATGACGGAGCGCAACCTGGGGCGGCACGAGGCTTCATCGCTGGCGCCGTTCTGGGCCGACCTCAAGACAGGCTATGATCTGTTCGAAGCGAGCCAGCTACCGCCTAAGGTGAGTGTGTGCGGCAAGCGCTACGCCTTCCAGGCAGGCAGCGAAGGCAATGACGGCTCGGCGCCGATCGGGGCGGGCTGTCCCGCGGCGACAACGTCTGCGCCTTAA
- a CDS encoding murein L,D-transpeptidase family protein gives MRVRLDILGDTLVSRVKLALAAGFACVAAGCSSVPALLPPSEQPLTPETVSLIGKKGMQAGAPIFVRIFKEESELEVWKMRDDGRFYHFKTYPICNWSGDLGPKIKEGDKQAPEGFYTIAQTQMNPNSKFYLAFNLGYPNAYDRAHGRTGQALMIHGKCKSAGCYAMTDALAEEIYALARDAFRSGQQSFEVHAFPFRMTQEKLDRFKKHQWYSFWKTLKEGYDFFEANRIPPAIAVCERRYVVNAVLAEPQLIDPLGRCPRFLRPNLQAFTPRPSEWKLASERLAVPGPKTRDASEVASTTRAQSVPAYASTTGSVPTLSGMPPGASALGFNP, from the coding sequence ATGCGTGTGCGTCTAGACATCCTCGGTGACACCCTTGTCTCCCGCGTCAAGCTCGCGCTTGCGGCGGGGTTTGCGTGTGTCGCCGCGGGTTGCTCCAGTGTGCCCGCGCTTTTGCCGCCATCCGAGCAGCCGCTTACGCCCGAGACCGTCTCGCTCATCGGCAAGAAGGGCATGCAGGCCGGCGCCCCCATCTTCGTGCGCATCTTCAAAGAAGAATCCGAGCTCGAAGTGTGGAAGATGCGCGACGACGGGCGCTTCTATCACTTCAAGACCTACCCGATCTGCAACTGGTCGGGCGATCTCGGGCCGAAGATCAAGGAAGGCGACAAGCAGGCGCCGGAGGGCTTCTACACGATCGCCCAGACGCAGATGAACCCCAACTCCAAGTTCTATCTGGCTTTCAACCTCGGCTATCCGAACGCCTACGACCGCGCGCACGGACGCACCGGGCAGGCGCTGATGATCCACGGCAAATGCAAGTCTGCCGGCTGCTATGCGATGACCGACGCGCTGGCGGAGGAGATCTATGCGCTGGCGCGCGATGCCTTCCGCAGCGGCCAGCAGAGCTTCGAGGTGCACGCGTTCCCGTTCCGCATGACGCAGGAGAAGCTCGACCGCTTCAAGAAGCACCAGTGGTACTCCTTCTGGAAGACGCTCAAGGAAGGCTACGACTTCTTCGAGGCGAACCGCATCCCGCCGGCGATCGCGGTCTGCGAGCGCCGCTACGTCGTTAACGCCGTGCTGGCGGAGCCGCAGCTGATCGATCCGCTGGGTCGTTGCCCGCGCTTCTTGCGGCCCAATCTGCAGGCCTTCACGCCGCGGCCATCGGAGTGGAAGCTCGCCTCGGAGCGCTTGGCCGTGCCTGGCCCGAAGACGCGTGACGCCTCGGAAGTCGCATCCACGACGCGCGCGCAATCTGTTCCTGCCTACGCGAGCACGACAGGCTCCGTGCCCACGCTCAGCGGCATGCCGCCCGGCGCCTCGGCGCTCGGCTTCAATCCATAA
- a CDS encoding acetyl-CoA carboxylase carboxyltransferase subunit alpha, giving the protein METTKIDRQIPVRTYLDFEKPIAELESKVSELKALEDGEGVSISEEIKKLEQKAKAALVDTYGKLTPWQKTQVARHPDRPHALDYVSALIEDFTPLAGDRYFAEDEAIMGGLGRFRGRSVVIIGHEKGSDTEGRIRHNFGMARPEGYRKAVRLMDLADRFNLPVITLVDTAGAYPGIGAEERGQAEAIARSTDKCLAIGVPLIALVIGEGGSGGAIAIAAANKILMLEHAIYTVASPEAAASILWRDSSKAIDAATNMKITAQDLDTLGVIDVIIREPVGGAHRDRALAIQTAGDAIAKALAEYDGKSPEEIRRLRHERFLNIGRQL; this is encoded by the coding sequence TTGGAAACCACGAAGATCGACCGTCAAATCCCTGTCCGCACCTATCTCGACTTCGAAAAGCCGATCGCTGAGCTCGAGAGCAAGGTCTCGGAGCTCAAGGCTCTCGAGGACGGAGAGGGCGTGTCGATCTCGGAGGAGATCAAGAAGCTCGAGCAGAAGGCCAAGGCGGCGCTGGTCGACACCTACGGCAAGCTCACGCCCTGGCAGAAGACGCAGGTGGCACGCCATCCCGACCGGCCGCACGCGCTCGACTACGTCTCTGCGCTGATCGAAGATTTCACGCCGCTCGCCGGCGACCGCTACTTCGCCGAGGACGAGGCGATCATGGGCGGCCTCGGCCGCTTTCGTGGGCGCTCTGTCGTCATCATCGGGCACGAGAAGGGCTCGGATACGGAAGGGCGCATCCGGCACAACTTCGGCATGGCGCGCCCCGAGGGCTACCGCAAGGCGGTGCGGCTCATGGATCTAGCCGACCGGTTCAACCTGCCGGTCATCACGCTGGTGGATACGGCGGGTGCCTATCCCGGCATCGGCGCCGAGGAGCGCGGTCAGGCCGAGGCCATCGCCCGCTCGACCGACAAGTGCCTCGCCATCGGGGTGCCGCTGATCGCCCTTGTGATCGGTGAGGGCGGTTCGGGCGGCGCCATTGCCATCGCGGCCGCCAACAAGATCCTGATGCTCGAGCATGCGATCTACACCGTCGCCTCGCCCGAAGCCGCGGCCTCCATTCTGTGGCGCGATTCGTCGAAGGCCATCGACGCAGCGACGAACATGAAAATCACGGCCCAGGATCTCGACACCCTGGGGGTGATCGACGTCATCATCCGGGAGCCCGTGGGCGGCGCGCACCGGGACCGAGCGCTTGCGATCCAGACCGCTGGCGACGCCATCGCCAAGGCGCTGGCCGAGTATGACGGGAAATCCCCAGAAGAAATCAGGCGGTTGCGCCACGAGCGCTTCCTCAACATCGGCCGCCAGCTGTAA
- a CDS encoding site-specific tyrosine recombinase XerD — MTDDRQHVAAFLEMMAAEKGAAANTLDAYRRDLADFTSFLANAGIEIADVRKAEVSRYLQELSVAGLKATSRARRLSAVRQLYKFLEAEGVVAESPVEGLKAPGKARALPKTLSVDEVDRLIATAAGAVEGLTGRDLVRAVRHHCLLEMLYATGMRVSELVSLPRSVLKGDPRLLQIRGKGGRERLVPLNANARTALTRYLALGSTPEDGVAPMIHTRYLFPSRGDQGHLTRQRFAQDLKDTALAAGLDPERVSPHVLRHAFASHLLDRGADLRSVQSLLGHADISTTEIYTHVLEERLKRLVTEHHPLAKKSS, encoded by the coding sequence ATGACAGACGATCGGCAGCATGTGGCGGCGTTTCTCGAAATGATGGCCGCAGAGAAGGGCGCGGCGGCGAATACGCTCGACGCCTATCGCCGCGACCTCGCCGACTTCACCTCTTTTCTCGCAAACGCGGGCATCGAGATCGCGGATGTGCGGAAGGCGGAGGTGTCGCGTTATCTGCAGGAGCTTTCCGTTGCAGGGCTGAAAGCTACCTCGCGGGCGCGGCGGCTCTCCGCCGTGCGCCAGCTGTACAAATTTCTCGAAGCCGAGGGCGTCGTTGCGGAGAGCCCGGTGGAAGGTCTCAAGGCACCGGGCAAAGCGCGTGCGTTGCCGAAGACGCTCTCCGTCGACGAGGTGGACCGCCTGATCGCGACGGCGGCCGGCGCAGTGGAGGGGCTCACCGGGCGCGACCTCGTGCGCGCCGTGCGTCATCACTGCCTGCTCGAGATGCTGTACGCTACCGGCATGCGCGTTTCCGAGCTGGTCTCGCTGCCGCGCAGCGTGCTCAAGGGCGATCCGCGGCTGCTCCAGATCCGTGGCAAGGGCGGACGCGAGCGGCTCGTGCCTCTCAACGCAAACGCACGCACGGCGCTGACGCGGTATCTGGCGCTTGGCTCCACCCCCGAGGACGGCGTCGCGCCGATGATCCATACGCGCTATCTCTTTCCCTCGCGCGGCGACCAAGGTCACCTGACGCGGCAACGGTTCGCGCAGGACCTCAAGGACACGGCGCTTGCGGCGGGTCTGGATCCCGAGCGCGTCTCCCCGCACGTGCTGCGACATGCCTTCGCGAGCCATTTGCTCGACCGGGGAGCCGACCTCCGTAGCGTGCAGAGCCTGCTCGGGCATGCCGACATCTCGACCACCGAGATCTACACCCATGTGCTCGAGGAGCGGCTCAAGCGGCTTGTCACCGAGCACCATCCCCTGGCGAAGAAAAGCTCCTAG
- a CDS encoding shikimate kinase encodes MEQDKDIVERVRQALGPRSLVLVGLMGCGKSSIGRRLAARLGLPFVDTDDEIERVAQKSISEIFADHGEAFFRDREAKVIARLLGNGPQVLATGGGAFMTPETREQIREASISIWLRAELPVLMRRVGKRDCRPLLKGGDPEQIMRDLMRKRYPVYAEADLTVESREIPHESIVGEIVLALSRHPALAQPTTI; translated from the coding sequence ATGGAGCAGGACAAAGACATCGTCGAGAGAGTGCGCCAGGCGCTGGGGCCGCGCTCGCTCGTACTTGTCGGGCTGATGGGCTGCGGAAAGTCGTCCATCGGCAGGCGCCTTGCCGCGCGCCTCGGCCTGCCCTTCGTCGATACCGACGACGAGATCGAGCGCGTCGCCCAGAAGTCCATCAGCGAGATTTTCGCCGACCATGGCGAGGCCTTTTTTCGCGACCGGGAGGCCAAGGTGATCGCCCGGCTGCTCGGCAACGGCCCGCAGGTGCTCGCCACCGGCGGCGGCGCCTTTATGACCCCCGAGACGCGCGAGCAGATCCGCGAGGCCAGTATTTCCATCTGGCTCCGCGCGGAGCTGCCGGTTCTCATGCGCCGTGTCGGGAAGCGCGACTGCCGACCGCTGCTCAAGGGTGGTGATCCCGAGCAGATCATGCGCGACCTGATGCGGAAGCGCTATCCCGTCTACGCCGAGGCGGATTTGACGGTCGAAAGCCGCGAGATCCCGCACGAAAGCATCGTCGGAGAGATCGTTCTCGCCCTGTCGCGCCACCCCGCATTGGCGCAACCGACCACGATCTGA
- the aroB gene encoding 3-dehydroquinate synthase — MPTLAHSMAATTRAARTVPVPLGGRSYDVLIGPDLLTEAGRLVAGRLGKARCGIVTDENVARHHLAALEASLRAEGRHKGSIVLPAGEPTKSFAALGPLCERLLEMGLERGDLVVAFGGGVIGDLAGFAAGILRRGIRFVQIPTSLLAQVDSSVGGKTGINTPQGKNLIGVFHQPSLVIADTDVLKTLPQREMRAGYAEVVKYGLLGDAGFFTWLEQAYEGIFAFDQETLVTAIETSVKAKAAIVARDEHETGDRALLNLGHTFGHALEAWTGYSDRLLHGEGVAIGTCLAFRFSESLGLCPAGTAERVARHIEAVGLPTRIAGIPGGKADADELVRLMGQDKKVRDGRLTFILTRDIGEAFISRDIEEAQVRAFLADEIAAA, encoded by the coding sequence ATGCCGACCCTAGCCCATTCCATGGCCGCCACGACCCGAGCCGCCCGCACCGTGCCGGTACCGCTCGGCGGGCGCTCCTATGATGTGCTGATCGGGCCGGATCTTCTGACGGAGGCCGGCCGCCTCGTCGCCGGCCGCCTCGGCAAGGCCCGTTGCGGCATCGTCACCGACGAGAACGTGGCGCGCCATCATCTCGCTGCCCTGGAAGCGAGCCTGCGCGCCGAGGGGCGTCACAAGGGCTCCATCGTGCTGCCGGCCGGCGAGCCGACCAAGAGCTTCGCCGCGTTGGGCCCCTTGTGCGAGCGCCTTTTGGAAATGGGTCTGGAGCGCGGCGACCTCGTCGTCGCCTTCGGCGGCGGCGTCATCGGCGACCTTGCCGGCTTCGCGGCCGGAATCCTACGTCGTGGCATCCGCTTCGTGCAGATCCCGACCTCGCTGCTCGCCCAGGTCGACAGCTCTGTCGGCGGCAAGACGGGCATCAACACGCCCCAGGGCAAGAACCTGATCGGCGTCTTCCATCAGCCGTCACTCGTCATTGCCGACACCGACGTTCTGAAGACGCTGCCGCAACGCGAGATGCGCGCTGGATACGCCGAGGTCGTGAAATACGGTCTGCTCGGCGACGCAGGCTTCTTCACCTGGCTGGAGCAGGCCTATGAGGGCATCTTCGCGTTCGACCAGGAAACGCTCGTCACCGCCATCGAGACCAGCGTCAAGGCCAAGGCCGCCATCGTCGCGCGCGACGAGCATGAGACGGGCGACCGCGCGCTGCTCAACCTCGGCCACACCTTCGGCCATGCGCTCGAAGCCTGGACCGGCTATTCCGATCGCCTCCTGCACGGGGAGGGGGTGGCCATCGGTACGTGCCTGGCATTCCGCTTCTCGGAGAGCCTCGGTCTCTGCCCGGCCGGCACCGCCGAGCGCGTTGCGCGCCACATCGAGGCCGTTGGTTTGCCGACGCGCATCGCCGGCATCCCGGGCGGCAAAGCCGATGCAGACGAGCTGGTCCGCCTCATGGGCCAGGACAAGAAAGTGCGCGACGGACGTTTAACCTTCATTCTTACGCGCGACATCGGCGAGGCCTTCATCTCGCGCGACATTGAGGAGGCGCAGGTGCGCGCCTTTCTCGCCGACGAGATCGCCGCCGCCTAG